The Saccharomonospora cyanea NA-134 genome includes a region encoding these proteins:
- a CDS encoding potassium channel family protein, translating to MHVVIMGCGRVGASLAAALERLGHDVAVIDKQRESFRRLGPHFHGQQVLGMGFDRDVLVEAGIEKAGAFAAVSSGDNSNIISARVARETFGVEHVVARIYDSKRAAVYERLGIPTVATVPWTTDRFLRTLLPEGTATSWREPTGTVALLQLPLHEDWIGRSVRQLETETGCRVAFIMRFGTGVLPDSRTVLQADDVVYVAALSGTITDVTSVAARPPQEES from the coding sequence GTGCACGTGGTGATCATGGGATGCGGCCGGGTCGGCGCGTCCCTCGCAGCGGCCCTCGAGCGGCTGGGGCACGACGTCGCGGTGATCGACAAGCAGAGGGAGTCGTTCCGCAGGCTCGGCCCCCACTTCCACGGCCAGCAGGTGCTCGGCATGGGATTCGACCGGGACGTCCTCGTCGAGGCCGGCATCGAGAAGGCGGGAGCGTTCGCCGCGGTGTCCAGCGGCGACAACTCCAACATCATCTCCGCTCGGGTCGCCCGGGAGACCTTCGGCGTCGAACACGTCGTCGCCCGGATCTACGACTCCAAACGGGCAGCCGTGTACGAACGGCTGGGTATCCCGACCGTCGCCACCGTCCCGTGGACCACCGACCGGTTCCTGCGCACTCTGCTGCCGGAGGGCACCGCCACGTCCTGGCGCGAACCGACCGGCACCGTCGCGCTGCTGCAACTGCCGCTGCACGAGGACTGGATCGGCCGCAGCGTCCGGCAGCTCGAAACCGAGACGGGATGCCGGGTGGCGTTCATCATGCGGTTCGGGACCGGCGTCCTTCCCGATTCGAGGACCGTGCTCCAAGCCGACGACGTCGTCTACGTGGCGGCGTTGTCCGGCACTATCACCGACGTCACGAGTGTGGCCGCGCGGCCACCCCAGGAGGAGAGCTGA
- a CDS encoding potassium channel family protein, producing MRVAIAGAGAVGRSIASELIEAGHTVMLIERQSQQFLPETVEHADWVLGDACEVSTLEDSGLQLCDVVIAATGDDKVNLVVSLLAKTEFAVRRVVARVNNPANEWLFTESWGVDVAVSTPRMLAAMVEEAVSVGDLVRLMTFRQGQANLVEMTLPSDTPLAGKAVRELALPRDAALVTILRGERVIVPQPDDPLEPGDELLFVSPTDTEPGIRRALGVGENGTGTTP from the coding sequence ATGCGGGTCGCGATCGCGGGTGCCGGTGCGGTGGGACGCTCCATCGCCTCGGAGCTCATCGAGGCCGGGCACACCGTCATGCTCATCGAGCGCCAGTCGCAGCAGTTCCTGCCGGAGACCGTCGAACATGCCGACTGGGTGCTCGGTGACGCCTGCGAGGTCTCCACCCTGGAGGACTCGGGGCTGCAGTTGTGCGACGTCGTCATCGCCGCGACGGGGGACGACAAGGTCAACCTGGTGGTGTCCCTGCTCGCCAAGACGGAGTTCGCCGTACGCCGAGTGGTGGCTCGGGTGAACAACCCCGCCAACGAGTGGTTGTTCACCGAGAGCTGGGGCGTGGACGTGGCGGTCTCCACCCCACGCATGCTGGCCGCGATGGTGGAGGAGGCGGTCAGCGTCGGCGACCTCGTGCGGCTGATGACGTTCCGGCAGGGACAGGCCAACCTCGTGGAGATGACACTGCCCTCCGACACCCCGCTGGCGGGCAAGGCCGTGCGGGAGCTGGCTCTGCCGCGCGACGCCGCACTGGTCACCATCCTCCGGGGCGAGCGGGTCATCGTGCCGCAGCCCGACGACCCGTTGGAGCCCGGCGACGAGCTGTTGTTCGTCTCACCGACCGACACCGAGCCCGGTATCCGTCGGGCTCTGGGAGTGGGCGAGAACGGCACGGGGACGACGCCGTGA
- a CDS encoding DUF3159 domain-containing protein: MTEHSERSRTDGDTDQDTASEEDDRRTGESPGSDSREPQPTLLEQMGGVSGLLYSSLPVVVFVLANALFGLTVAIWSAVGSAVAIAVVRLVRKEPLQPAISGLFAVGIAAFLAYRTGSAKGFFLFGIWTSLVYFAVLAGSVVVRWPLAGVVWNLLNGSGMAWRKDRTSRLGYDIATLALAAVFAARFVVQRWLYDEDLTGWLAFAKIAMGYPLYGLALLVVVWAVRRSDRRLAELAAAAEPAETDEEIEARLRVKYGQPPPTQA; this comes from the coding sequence GTGACTGAGCATTCCGAGCGATCCCGCACCGACGGCGACACCGACCAGGACACGGCCTCGGAGGAGGACGACCGCCGGACCGGGGAGTCGCCCGGCTCGGACTCGCGCGAACCCCAGCCGACCCTCCTTGAGCAGATGGGCGGCGTCTCGGGGCTGCTGTACTCGTCGTTGCCGGTCGTGGTGTTCGTGCTGGCCAACGCCCTGTTCGGGCTCACCGTCGCCATCTGGAGCGCGGTCGGCAGCGCCGTGGCGATCGCCGTGGTCCGCCTGGTGCGCAAGGAGCCGCTCCAGCCTGCGATCTCAGGGCTGTTCGCGGTCGGTATCGCGGCGTTCCTCGCGTATCGGACGGGGTCGGCCAAGGGCTTCTTCCTGTTCGGCATCTGGACGAGCCTGGTGTACTTCGCCGTCCTCGCCGGGTCCGTGGTGGTCCGGTGGCCGTTGGCGGGCGTGGTGTGGAACCTCCTCAACGGCAGCGGCATGGCCTGGCGGAAGGACAGGACGTCCCGGCTCGGCTACGACATCGCCACGCTGGCCCTGGCCGCGGTGTTCGCAGCGCGGTTCGTGGTCCAGCGGTGGCTCTACGACGAGGACCTCACCGGCTGGCTGGCCTTCGCGAAGATCGCGATGGGTTACCCGCTGTACGGGCTGGCACTTCTCGTCGTGGTGTGGGCCGTGCGGCGTTCCGACCGCAGGCTCGCCGAGCTCGCGGCGGCGGCCGAGCCCGCCGAGACCGACGAGGAGATCGAGGCCCGGTTGCGGGTCAAGTACGGTCAGCCGCCGCCCACCCAGGCGTGA
- a CDS encoding OB-fold nucleic acid binding domain-containing protein, whose protein sequence is MPAKDGGYFSRLVRKLTSDIDELDADDLSERSEAGGARRACDCRSGEEVTVLGRLRSVDLCPGSAAATLEAELFDGTDDVTLVWLGRRRIPGIEPGRTIKVRGRLAERDGHKVLYNPYYELLQPTR, encoded by the coding sequence ATGCCCGCCAAGGACGGCGGCTATTTCAGCCGGTTGGTTCGCAAACTGACCAGTGACATCGACGAACTGGACGCCGACGACCTCTCAGAACGGTCCGAGGCAGGGGGAGCCCGCAGAGCGTGCGACTGCCGCTCTGGTGAGGAAGTGACCGTGCTGGGGCGGTTGCGCAGCGTGGACTTGTGTCCGGGCAGCGCTGCGGCCACGCTGGAGGCGGAGTTGTTCGACGGCACCGACGACGTGACGCTCGTGTGGCTCGGCAGACGCCGTATTCCCGGCATCGAGCCCGGCCGGACGATCAAGGTACGGGGCAGGCTCGCCGAGCGCGACGGTCACAAGGTGCTGTACAACCCGTACTACGAACTGTTGCAGCCGACCAGATGA